In Frederiksenia canicola, the sequence CTCGCAAATTGTGGGATATGTCCCTTGAGGCAATTCAGATTATTGACGAACGTGTCGCCAAATACCACATTCAATGTGACTGGCGAAAAGGCTATGCGACCCTTGCGTTAAACGAACGTCGTATGGACGATTTAATTGCGGTGGAAAAAGCCAGTCGAGAGTTATTTGGTTATGGCGAGATGCAGCTTTGGGATCAAGCCAAACTCAAACAGCACCTTGGTAGTGATATTTATTGCGGTGCGTTATACGATGCACAATCAGGGCATTTACACCCGCTCAACTACTGCTTGGGGCTTGCTCAAGCTTGTCTTTCACTTGGCGTGGACATTTTTGAGCATTCACCTGCGTTAGAGTTGAAATCTGACGGCAAAGCGTCAAGAGTCATGACACCACAAGGCTCAATTACAGTAAAAAATGTTGTTCTAGCAACCAATGCTTATATTGATGATAAATCGAATAAAAAAATTCGTGGAAAATTGGCTCGCAAAATTCTGCCTGTAGAGAGTTTTATTATCGCCACTGAACCGCTTGATCAAGCTACCGCAGACAGCATTATCAACAATGGGATGTCAGTCTGCGATAACAATATTTTGCTCGATTATTACCGCTTGACTGCGGATAATCGCCTGCTATTTGGGAGCGATTCTAGCTCTAATGCTGATATGGTACAGAAAATGCGTCGCAATATGTTGGATGTGTTCCCGCAGCTTGAGAATGTTAAAATCGACTATGGCTGGGGGGGGCCGATTGATATGACGCTTAATGCCTCCCCCCACTTTGGGCGAATGAAATCGAACATTTACTTTGCCCAAGGTTTTTCAGGGCACGGTGTCGCATTAACGGGGCTGGCAGGACGAATCATTGCCGAAGCGATTGACGGCAACGATGAACGTTTGCGTGTATTTGAAAAGTTCAAGGTGCCAAGTATTTATGGTGGTAAATGGATCAAAAAAATGGCTGTAAAGGTTGGGATTCCTTATTATCGTTTTCTTGATAAATATCGCTGATCATTGTTAACAAGCGGTCAGATCCTGCAAAAATGTTGCAAATGATTTCTAGGATCTGACCGCTTGTCTTATTGTTGCTGTTGCAAAATAACAAAACCAACACGGTGGCGGTGAGCGATTCGGCGTTTTAAGCGGTAAATTTGCAAAATACGACGGAATTTATTACTGCGTAAACGACGAGTGCGTTGCTTTAAACGGTATCTTTTTTGCATTATTTTTCCTTATTTTCAGCTAATGAGCTCGATTCTTGTGAGATTTGACTCGCTAACTCAGCTTTTGACTTTTCTTCTTTCTCTTTTTCCAGTGCCTGATTTTCTTGTTCTTTGACACGTTGGTGATTAATTATACTGTGATAGTAACGACGGATATTTTCCACATAGTTAAAGGCTTCAAAACCTCGTGCGTAGCCGTATTTTAACCCAGTGTAATAACGTTTTTCAGCAAGTAACGGGAGATTTTTTTTCACCTCTAACCAATTATCAGGATTGCCACCAAGTTGTTTCGTTAAACGGCGAACATCAATTAAATGCCCCATTCCCATATTATAGGCTGCAAGCCCGAACCAGATGCGATCTTCTTTGGCAATCGTTTGTGGCAATTGGCTGATTAATAAATGCAAATATTCTGA encodes:
- a CDS encoding NAD(P)/FAD-dependent oxidoreductase — protein: MLNFSHQEHIRTYYSETRNIDFQLPTLTENRTADVCIIGAGFLGLSTALELAEKGKKVIVLEGARVGFGASGRNGGQAINGFEEGIDEYIEQMGFEQARKLWDMSLEAIQIIDERVAKYHIQCDWRKGYATLALNERRMDDLIAVEKASRELFGYGEMQLWDQAKLKQHLGSDIYCGALYDAQSGHLHPLNYCLGLAQACLSLGVDIFEHSPALELKSDGKASRVMTPQGSITVKNVVLATNAYIDDKSNKKIRGKLARKILPVESFIIATEPLDQATADSIINNGMSVCDNNILLDYYRLTADNRLLFGSDSSSNADMVQKMRRNMLDVFPQLENVKIDYGWGGPIDMTLNASPHFGRMKSNIYFAQGFSGHGVALTGLAGRIIAEAIDGNDERLRVFEKFKVPSIYGGKWIKKMAVKVGIPYYRFLDKYR